A genomic stretch from Microtus pennsylvanicus isolate mMicPen1 chromosome 11, mMicPen1.hap1, whole genome shotgun sequence includes:
- the Dusp14 gene encoding dual specificity protein phosphatase 14, producing MSSRGHSTLPRTLMAPRMSPEGDTGGIAQITSSLFLGRGSVASNRHLLQARGITCIVNATIEIPNYNWPQLEYVKVPLADIPHAPIGLYFDSVADKIHSVSKKHGATLVHCAAGVSRSATLCIAYLMKFHNVCLLEAYRWVKARRPVIRPNVGFWKQLIDYENQLFGKSTVQMIDTPYGVFPDICDSRYLKPYWGI from the coding sequence ATGAGCTCCAGAGGTCACAGCACGCTCCCGCGGACTCTCATGGCTCCTCGGATGAGTCCCGAGGGAGACACAGGAGGCATTGCTCAGatcacctcctctctctttttgggCAGAGGCAGTGTGGCCTCCAACCGGCACCTCCTCCAGGCCCGGGGCATCACCTGCATTGTTAATGCTACCATTGAGATCCCCAACTACAACTGGCCACAGCTTGAATATGTTAAAGTGCCTCTGGCTGACATTCCTCATGCGCCCATTGGATTGTACTTTGACAGTGTGGCTGACAAGATCCACAGTGTGAGCAAGAAGCATGGGGCAACCTTGGTGCACTGTGCTGCGGGAGTGAGCCGCTCGGCCACCCTCTGCATTGCGTACCTGATGAAATTCCACAATGTGTGTCTATTGGAGGCGTACAGGTGGGTGAAAGCCCGGAGGCCTGTCATCAGGCCCAACGTGGGCTTCTGGAAGCAGCTGATAGACTACGAGAACCAGCTTTTCGGGAAGTCGACCGTGCAGATGATAGATACACCCTATGGTGTCTTTCCAGACATCTGTGACTCCCGATACCTGAAGCCTTACTGGGGGATTTAG